GACCGCGCCGGCGTTTGGACAGGCGGAGGCGACAGGTGTGTGGGGGGCGGGCGGCGCCGAGGCCCCCGGGAAGTCTGCTGTCCGGTCCTGGTGCCGGTCGCGGCCCGGAGCGCCACTGGGCTTTGGCGGGAGGGGGGCTCGGCCCCGCTGCCCAGCGCAGACGGAAGGCCCGGGGCGCCGAGGCGCCGCAACTCACTCCCGCGCTGCCGCTTCTACCGGTGCGGCCTTTCCGGGCACGGGGGCTCCGGCTGCGCCTGTGATGGCAGCGTGACCTGGGCGGGTACTTCCCCAGCCCTGCCCGTTCTGGACGTGGCGCTGGGGCGTGCTGGGCGTCTCCTTTCTCTGCCCATGCGGTCCCTTCGGTGAGGAGGGTAGCGCCCGGCGGGAGGCCTGGTGGAGGGCGCCGTGTCGCATTCTTGGTCATGGTCACTTAGGCAGGGAAGGCTGGTGCCGAGGCAAACAAGCGCCAGGGCGCCGGGTGTCCTCACACGGCTGGAAAAGGCCGGGGTAGTGGGTGCTGCAGAAAAAGGGCCGCCACGTTTGTCCCAGGAGCTGTGGCACTTGCCTCTGCATGGCAGGGCTGCTCTAGGTGCTCGTGGGCCTCCGCTTTCCTGAGAGCTGGACCTTCAGGTGCCAAGGACTGAGCTGCAGTGTTGTCTGGAGTTCCCAGGGATCTCCCAGTAGACGACGGCCACTCTCCTCCCCATGGACCAGGACGGGCCCGTCTTGGTGGAGCACTCCCTGCACCTGGCAGTAAGTGGCTTGTAAATGACGGGTGGAATAGCGCAGAGGCTGTTCTCGGCCCTGGGTTCAAGCCTTGGCTGGCCACTTAGTGGCTCCAAGTTTATCTGGGCAGCTTTGTCTTGATTAAATGACACAACAAGTGAGAAGTTCTTGCTGTTGATCCTAACCTGTATTGGGGGCTCCACAGACTCATGCTTGGGTCCCTTGGGTCCTGTTGCCTTATTTGTGCACTCCCACTCTGGTCTGATGGTTGGTTCTCCCGCCCCCCAGGTGCAGCCTAGCAGAGCCCTGCCTCGGGGCTCCTGGGACTGAGAGGACCACACCTTCGCCACTGAGAACCTTCATCAGGGCTCTACCCAACCCGCTGTCCACTAGCCCTCCGGTGCCCACCACAGGCGCCTGCCCAGCAGACTGGAGGTGAGAGGAAGGCTTTTGGAgcatgggggtggggcctggctCTCTGTGGGACAGGGCTGACCACCTGCCCCTGCTCAGGAACTTATTCTAAATGCTGCTCTTGCTTTAGAAACAAACTTCTGTTTTGGTCTAGGTGTGGTGTGGTGCTGGGGATACATGGCTGAGGCTGGGACAGAAGAGCCATCCTCTGGCTTGGAGGGCAAGGGAGAGACAGAGTATGACGCCCTGCTTTCCGACACAGTCTCCCTCAGTGACTCGGACTCGGACCTCAGCCTGCCTGGTGGTGCCGAGGTGGAGGTTCTGTCCCCAGAGGGACTTCCTGGGGAGGCCCAAGAGGACTCAGGCCCTGATGAGTTGCCCTCACGCCCCACTGGCTTCCACACAGCCACGGCCCAGCCCTTCTACCTGAGAGGCACAAGCTCCACCTTCTCACAGCGCAGCCACGACATCTTTGACTGCCTAGAGGGGGCAGCCAGGCAGGTGCCACCCTCTGTGGCCCGCACCAGCCTGAGTGATAGTGGGAGCTTCAGGCAGCCCCTGGCAGCCTCAGGTCATCCATCAGTAGGAGACCTGGGTGGGGCCCATCAGAGTCCTGCTCCCTCAAGAGTGTCCCGTGTCCCCGACTACGTGGCGCACCCTGAGCGCTGGACCAAGTATAGCCTGGGAGACGTGGCTGAGGCCAGTGAGCAGAGCAATCAGGCTGCTGCCCTGGCATTCCTGGGCTCCCGGCACCGGGCTGTCTCCACTCACTATGAACCCTCCTTCAACCAGGATCCCTCCAGCTGTGGGGAAGGGAGAGTTGTCTACACCAAACCAGCCCGAGGTGGTGAGGCCAGACCGGAGAGGAAGAGGGTCCTAAGAAAGGGGGCAGAGCCGGGCAGGGGCATCTCTGGGAACCCTACCCCTGCCAGTGGAGAGGGCCCTGTGGAGCTGGCCCatttggctgggcctgggagcCCTGAGGCTGAAGAGTGGAGCACCCTTGGGGGCCTGCAGGAGGTGGTACCACCTGCTGGGGCTGCTGACAGTGGGTCAGCGCCCGCCCTGCCACTGGTAGAGACTGTTGGCTTCCATGGCAGCAAGAAGCGAAGTAGAGACCACTTCCGGAACAAGGACAGCAGCCCCGAGGGCCCAGGCACTGAGATCTGAGAGGGGAGACCTGGGCCCTGCTATGGTCTGCCCTCCCAGCTAAGCTGCCTACAGGGCTGGGATCAGAGGGACAGCCAGAGCCACTGCCCAGCCAGAGTGGACAGACCCATCACCTTGGGGAGGAAGCCAGGGGTGGCCTACAGGTGGTGGCAGCAGCCCTGGTTGGCGCTCTGAACACCATCTTCAGTGGAACAAAGACTTGGCTAAGACTCAGGTGGGGGGACACTGGGGCCCTGTCTCCCTTGGTGTCTGGGCAGGGGGTACAATAAAGATTTTAGTGCTTCCTCAAGTTACGTGTGTGTTGACTCTGCGTCCTGCAGCTGGGGGActtgtctcccccacccccatcagttACCCTATTCCTACAGGTGATCCTGTGACCTGGGACTGGATTGCTTTGTGGACGTCAGCTGCCCCCTCTATTCATGCCCCACAGATTACCCAGAAGGACCCATGTAACAGAGCAAGAGGTAGAGAAGCTCACTACCCCAGCTGCCCAGCCCTTCCCCTTGGTGGGCCCGTTGTGGACCACTGTAGAGGTGAGCAGGTGGCCAGGGAAGGCTCTGGTAGGTAAGCCCTGTCCCTTCCCTGGGTGTTTACTAATGCTCAGTGACCCATATATCTTAGCCACCCCAGGGCTGCAGTGTTATACAGGCTCCGTGGGAGAGGTGGCCCCTGTGACAGCCCAGGGTGGCACCAGCACTTGTACCAGCTGCAGGACAGAGGGACTGGGAGTGACCAGACAAGCAGCTGCTTTCTGGGACTGGTCATCTGCGCCCCCAGAAGAACTGAGATGGGGTCTTAAAGGGCAAGAATTTTAGCCACTAGCATTTCAAAAAAGCATTTGTTTCTTATGGGGTAACACAAATAGGGTGGGGGTGGGCCCATGAGCAGCTGCCCAGTCTGGGCAGGAGGTGCCCGTCTCAGGCCCAGGGGCACATGTTTGCTGATGGCAGGGAGGCTGTGCCAAGATACTGCTTTGCCTCCTGGGTCCCCCAGGGAGGTGTCAGGTGGGACAATGAGGTTTTTTGTGGAGATGTTCAGAAAGGGCTGGTCTGTGACAAGGCTGTGGGGGCCACTGCCCACTGGAGGTGAGTAGAGGTCCAAGGTGACCAGCTGAGAAGTAGGGCTGAGCAACTTAGGAATCTGAGGGCAGCCAGCCAGCCTGGGAGTGCTCCCTGCCACCAGGGCCCCATCTGTGGTCAGCAGTGCCCTGCTGGCTCCCACCAGCAGAGTTCTCTGAGCCTGCTAGGAATGAAGGCCCCTTAGCTATTGGGGGCCCAGCCAGGGTGGGCCCAGAGGTGGGGAAAGGCTAGGTGGCCCAGAGCAAACCTAGCTTTGTGGGTCCTTGGGGCTGGGGGCCCTGCTTGCTGAGGGGTAATGCCCAGCAGGGTGTACCAGGCCAGGCACCACCCCTGGAGACTGAGTGAACCAGCTCTATGCACCAAGGAGAGGGCACCTGCACTGCCCCCAATGATGGCCAGCAGGCATCTCCCAGGCCCAGGGGAAGGGCAGGGTGACAGGGCACATAGCATGGCCAGCTGGCTGTGGGTTATTGCCCAGGCCCACCCGTACTCCCACATTCCCCAGACCGGCTTACTCCAAGGGACGCTGCCCTGGGCCAGTGTATCAGCCATGGAGGACAGGAGCACCGTGCAATAGTTGATCTGGAAGAGGGTGAAGGGTCCAGGGAAACCAAGGCAAGCCCTGGGCTCACAGAACAGCAGAGGATGGGTACCCTCCACCTGCTCCCACCCCTACCAAGACCTGCTGCACCATGACTCCTCTACTGTGTGCAGAGTGGACAGTGAGGGGTGACTGTGATCTCACGTGACTTGGCGTAGGGATAGGCCCAAGTCCCACTGGACCCCTCCACTAGGGTTTGTGCCCAGGGGTGCCCATTTCCATCCAGACTTGGCCTGAGTTTGGAGCTGTAGGCAGGCCCCATGGGCACCTCCTGCCTGCTGGAAGGGGAGCAGAGCAAATGTCCTTGCCACTTGCCTGCAATTCCAGACTCTTGATCCGCTTTTCTTGCTCTCTCAGCCCTCCGAGATACTTGGCAACAAAGTCCACTCTGTGGCAGAATCAGAAGTGCAGTCTGCTGATGGTGTCCCCATCCTCCCCCACACCATCCCCCCAATCACCACTCTGGTGGCACCCAGGACTTCTCGGGGTACAGCCTGGTCTATAGTACTGAGCACTTCTGCACCCTCTTGGCAGGGCTGGGGTGCCGTCCCTGCCCATGTCACACCAGGACAGGGTGAAGCAAGGTTGGGGGCCTGAGAGGAGAGGTCCAGTGTCACTCATGAGACCCACAGCAGGAAGGACACCAGGTTTAGAGGCCCACAGTCCCTAACCACAGGGCAGGCAAGTCCCTAGTAGAgccctgcccacctcagcctcagtttccaagCTCAGGGCCACTGTGACTGGCACCTGAGGACACCTCTTCAATTAAGTTACAGGTACTCCCCACCCCGACCCCATGGGTCACCCGCCAGCTTGACCAAAGCTACAGCTGGTGCCACCACTCAGAGCCACCAATGGCCAGAGGTGCACCTGGGTCCCTTTGCCTCCAGGGCAGAGGTGCATGGGCGTGTCACCCACCACACCCCACACCTGTGGGCTGTTTTCCGCAGCACCTCCCCCTCGCTGTCCCGCCGCCTCTTCTCCACCTTGCTCAGGAAATTTTCCTTCTGAACCGTCTCCCAGGTGACAATCTTCTGGTCTAGGGGGTCTGGCAGTTCTCGCTCTGGGAATGCCAGAGCAGGAGCAAGTTTTGCTGGTGCCACGTGGGCTGAGGTGGCTgagccaggcctggcctcagggcAGGGTGCAAGATAGCCAGGGAAGGACAGGTCCCATGCAGGGATGTGCAGGCCACAGGGAGCCTGTTGGCCCCTCTGGGCCTGGCCCCTGGGGCTTCGGTCAGCCTGGATGGAGCCCAACCAAGGGCGGCAGGGCCAAGGAAGAGCCCAGGCCTCTCTGACCTGCCCACGTCCCTGGGATGGCCTcgcccagcctcccccctcaCCCAGGTGCTCCCGCTTGTGCTGCGCCTTCCTGAGGGCCCCGCGAAGCAGCAGGCTCAGGTGGCTGAGCAAGATGAAGGGCGGGGCCAGGGCAGGCCGCTCATGGTACTCTACAATCAGGTGGTAGCGCTGGAACTTCCAGAACATGTCCGCGTTGCCCTGCACCACCTGGAACGTGTAGCTGGGGACAGCGGCCAAGTTCCTCACCTACCTGCCTCCCCCACCACCTGAATGCCAGGCGCCCCTCAGAAACCAGGCCCAGCACCCCCTTCGGTGATTGCTTCTGAGTGTATCCCAGGGTCCACTGTGGGGTCCTCTGCTGTCCCCTGTGCCCCCACCCCACTCTGCTGGACAAGCCTGGGGCTCCCGACACatcacccagcccccaccctccaAGACCCCAGCCCCACTTTCTGGGAATAGGGTGGGCCTCTCCCATCTGCTATCAGGACCAGGCCAGGGGACATGGCTGGGCAGAAAGGCGTGTTTGGGACGCCCCTGCATGTCAGGCTTCTCTACTTGAGGGTGGAGGGACGAGGGACACCTGAACATGGCAATGAGCAGGTTCATGAGCAGCACGTTGGTGACCAGCAGGAAGGTGACCAGCAGTATGATGACCAGCCAGTTGGCGTAGAGGTTGGGGCAGGAGGGCGAGCGCTCCAGCAACAGGGGGTGTGTGGAGCAGTTCACACGGGCCTCTAAAAGGTAAGGGGCCACCAGTGGGGCCAGGTCAGCGCAGCCTCAGGCAACGGACTGAGACCCCAGAGCTTGGTCCTGGGGTCTAGACCAACCAGGCGAAAGGGCTTTAATGGAGTGACCTGCTGTCCTCTTTTACCTGAGATCATCTGAGTTTTAGCCCTGAAAGCCCTGTCAGGAAAAATGCCACTCCAGGGAAACAAGATGGTAGTCATAGGGCCACCTTACCCCTTCTGCTGGGCTTTGACCAGGGCCTGGGGTCACAGCCAAGACCATTTTGGGGAtggaaggtgggggtgggaggactcATGGGACAGTTGCTACTGGTTTCTCCACCCCCCAACAAAAGGCTCTATCTTCAAGCATGTTTGGGGAGAGCTGGCCGAGGGACACTGGTGTCCTTGctacaggacttctcagagcctttacaGCACTAATGCCTGTCACAGCTCCAAGCTGGAGAGTGAGTCTGACAACTTCCCAAGGCAACTTTCCAGAACCAAAAGACTACAGGGGCACAGAGCTTGCCCTGAGCCCGTCCAGTctgaagaacattctccaggCAATGCTGAACTCCCTCAGGATACCCTGGGGGCCGGCTCTAGCATCCCTGAGTGGCCTACAGGTCACCACTCCAGCCCCTTAGGGCAGATGGCAATTGGGATCAGTGTGCAGACCCTCTTGGCCCTGGGTGCTCAGGGCATCTCAGCCAGAGGTCAAGGAGCCCCTCCAGCCACTCTGATTCTCTGCTTCATCCAAAAGGGCACTTGCTCACCTGCCATTGCCTGACCATGTGCCAGCCT
This is a stretch of genomic DNA from Nycticebus coucang isolate mNycCou1 chromosome 14, mNycCou1.pri, whole genome shotgun sequence. It encodes these proteins:
- the TSSC4 gene encoding protein TSSC4 codes for the protein MAEAGTEEPSSGLEGKGETEYDALLSDTVSLSDSDSDLSLPGGAEVEVLSPEGLPGEAQEDSGPDELPSRPTGFHTATAQPFYLRGTSSTFSQRSHDIFDCLEGAARQVPPSVARTSLSDSGSFRQPLAASGHPSVGDLGGAHQSPAPSRVSRVPDYVAHPERWTKYSLGDVAEASEQSNQAAALAFLGSRHRAVSTHYEPSFNQDPSSCGEGRVVYTKPARGGEARPERKRVLRKGAEPGRGISGNPTPASGEGPVELAHLAGPGSPEAEEWSTLGGLQEVVPPAGAADSGSAPALPLVETVGFHGSKKRSRDHFRNKDSSPEGPGTEI